Below is a genomic region from Chloroflexota bacterium.
GTGGCATCTCTATGGCAGCTAACCCCCAAGTCGTCTTCTCTTGGGATTTCCCCTCTCGACTACCCTCGATGGGAGAAGGGTAGCACCTGACTGGTGATACCCTCTAACTCAGGTAAAGAACCAGGCCCGTCGGGACTCCCGATTGTGTGCTTAAGATGACTGACATTGTAGTACGGCTGCCCCCTGATTTCAACGGGGCGATCCGAAGATGGCCCGTCCTAAGCGGACTAAGGTAGCACCTTCTTCGATAGCTACCTCAAAATCGTCGGTCATTCCCATAGAGAGATGGGACCACCTAAGCGCGGGGAAGGCTTGTCTCAACTCATCGCGCAGCTCACGGAGACGACGAAGGATAGGACGGGCATCTTCAGGATCAGCCACGATGGGAGCTATAGTCATTAACCCCCTAATCTGGATACCAGGCAAGCAGGCGATTTCAGATACGGCCGCTGGCACATCCTCCGCTGAAAACCCAAATTTAGTGGCCTCACCGGATATATTCACTTGCAGGAGGATAGGCACCATTAGTCCTAACTTCAGGGCGCAATCGCTGATAGCTGTGGCCAGCCTCAGGCTATCTACAGAGTGAATGAAGTCGAAGAGCTTTACGGCCGCTTTAGCTTTATTTGTTTGAAGGTGTCCGACCATATGCCAATGTATATCTGTCTGCGCGGTTGGACTGGTAGGAATCTGCGACCTCAAAAGGGTGACCTTCGCTTGAGCTTCTTGCACACGATTCTCCCCAAAGTGGCGCAGGCCGAGTTTGTAAGCCAACATGATCCGTTCGACATCGATGGCCTTGGTTACAGCGACGATAGTCACCTCATCTGGATCGCGACTCACCCTTTGGGCAGCCAGCGCCACTCGGCGGCGTACGTCCCGCAGGTTCTGCTCAATGTCCCACATAAGTCGATATCCCAATCCCACTGAAATAGTCAGTGCAACCCGATTATAGCCGCGAAGCGGCCGGTACGCCCACGCTCTCTTCGATGGGAGAAAAAATCCCCAACCCGACAGCTGGTGCAGATACGAGTCACTTCTAAGTGAGTCTCGTTGACCCCTGCTTCAAGAATAGCATGATGGTTGAGATTCCATAAATCCAAATGCCGTCTCCCATCAACCTGGTGGGCAACATCGTCAAGGTGGTCACCCCAGGCTCGGCTGACGAGCGCCATAACCTCATCGCCCACCTCATAACAGCAGGGACCAATGGATGGCCCAATCCCAATAATCAAGTCCGCTGGATCTGTGCCAAAGTCCTGAGTCATTTTCCCCACAACATGACGGGCGATCTGATTTACCGTACCTTTCCATCCGGCGTGAGCCAGGCCGACCGCTCTTTTGACCGGGTCATAGAACAGCAAAGGTACGCAGTCGGCGAAGGTGATCAGCAGAAAAAGACCTGGGCTATCGGTGATTAAGGCGTCACTTACTGGTATACCGGTCCCACCTCTCAGTGCGCCCTGTCCCTTATCGTTACTGCTGACTACGGCAACGTTACAGCTATGAGCCAGCTGAGGGACCACTATAGCCTCCGCTGGAATGTTGAGAGCCCGGCATAGAATAGCACGATTAGACACAACGTTATCTGTTGCGTCGCCTACGGAGAAGCTCATATTCAGGGACCTGTATATTCCATTACTGACGCCGCCGTGACGCGTGGAAATAGCGTGAATGATCTCCTTGTATCTCACTAAATTCTCAAACTGCAAATAGACCAGGTCACCCGCTTGGTGCCTAATCAAATTGGTCGTCTCCAATCACTAATTGTAGGCTGGAATCCGGGCGAAGTCGGGTGGGCAGACACCACATTTCCGGCATCCCCTTGCTGGACACGGATCTGTAACCAGTAGCCGTTCGCTTTCGACTAATTCGCGACGCAAAAATGCTTTGCTGACATTCACATCAATCGTTGACCAAGGCAACACTTCATTGTCTTGGCGCTGACGGGTGGTGTAGAACGATTGGTCAAGCCCGCTCTCCTTCATTGCTCTAACCCAGGCGGTGGTTGATACCTCGTGGATTGCAGACAAGGCCCTAGCCATACGCCGATCCCCTCGTGCCAGCGCTGCTTGAACGGTAGCCCAGGCCGGACTTTCCACCCTAATCACGATACCCTGTTGTCCCTTCAATCCCATCTTGATCAGGTGGATGCGCTCAGTCATCTCCTCGCTGGGAAGCATTGGTAGCCATTGGAAAGGCGTTTGGGCCTTCGGTACAAAAGGGGTGAGGTTCACTGTAAGATTAGGTGCGGCTCCCCCTTTTTCAATCCGCCTCTTTATGGCCAGGGTCAGTTTGGATACCTCCTTGACGTCTTCCTCTGTCTCTGTCGGCAAACCGACCATATAATATAGTTTCACTCTATCTATTTTATAGTGAGCGATCAGGTCAATAGCCCGTAAGACCTCATCGATGGAGATATTTTTGTTGATCAATCTCTGGAGACGCTCAGAGCCAGTTTCCGGTGCGATGGTGATTGTTCGTATGCCACTCTCTACTAAGGCGTTAAGAAGTTGTTCAGATTGCGGATCGATGCGCAGGGAGGCGACGGCCACTTTTGCTCCCAACCTACGCAACCCGGTGGACAGCTCACCAATGGCAGAATAATCGGAGATCGCAGCCCCTACCAGCCCTATGCGCCGACGATAGCGCATCCCATCTTTAGCTTGCTCTAAAAGGCGGGCGACGGATCGTTCGCGCATAGGGCGATAAGAATAACCGGCCAGGCAGAAACGGCAGCCCCGGCTACAGCCGCGGGCGATCTCTATCAGGTACATATCGCCCAGCTCCGTATCAGGCGTGAGCACCACCGAGGTGGTGGCGAAGTCGTCCAGATCTAAGGCCCATTGTCGCTGGACAGGCAGAGGAATCGCCCTGCGCTTCCGTTTTATTGAGGCTATAGAGCCATCAGTGGCATATTCAACCTCGTAAAATTTCGGGATATAAACGCCGGGAATCTTAGCCAGGGCCGCCAGTAATTCCTCTCTTCGGTCACTGATATGGTGCTCCAACTCAGATATAACACCCGGTAAGATCGCCTCGGCCTCCCCTATGATGAGCGCATCGAAAAAAGGGGCTAGTGGCTCTGGATTAGCGAAGACGCATGGTCCACCGGCCATTACTAATGGGTGAGCCTCAGTGCGCTCCTCAGCCAACAGGGGAATCTTAGCCCCCCTAAGAGATGAGATAACATTAAAGTAATCGAGTTCGAAAGATACGGAGAAGGCGATAACAGCAAACTCAGACAATTCACGCTGGCTCTCCAGCGAGAGAAGAGGTTCCTCCCGAGACGAAGGGTCGGAGGGATCATAAAAGGCACGCTCGCAAACGATATTGTCCTGACGATTAAGTAATCCGTGGACCGTTTGGAATCCCAAACTGGACATTCCAACATAATAAGAGTTTGGATAAACAAGGGCGATCGGTATCCGTCCGCCCCAGTCCTTGCTGATGGTTCCCACCTCTCGTGCGAGCCTACGCCTCGCCTTAGCAATGCGTTCCCAGCTCACCTCAGGCCTTAACTTGTCTATTATTCAAGTTCGAAGGCTACCTCCACGGCGATGCTTACTTATCTTCATAGTTGAGATAGAAACGACTAGGCGTTGGGCCCGTCTGCCCTTGATATTTACTCTGGAGGCCTTTGGAACCGTAAGGTTTCTCGACACTGGTGGTCATCCGAAAGAATGAAATCTGGCCGATCTTCATCTTATAGTAAAGCGTAATTGGCAGGTTAGCGACATTGCTGAGCTCAAGGGTCAAATTGCCGCACCAACCGGGATCCACATAACCAGCGGTTGAGTGGATCAAAAGTCCCAATCGGCCGAGGGAGCTTTTGCCCTCCAGCCTGGCAACCAGGTAAGTGGGGAGAGCTACATACTCAAATGTGCTGCCCAAAACGAATTCCCCGGGATGAAGGATGAATGGTACATCCTCTGGCACCTCGACCAGGTCTGTCAGATCATCCATATTCTTGCGAACATCAATATAGGGGTAACGCGAGTTTCGGAAAACACGGAACTTGTTGTCCAAATGAAGATCAATGCTGGATGGCTGAATAGACTTCGGGTCAAACGGCTCGATTATGATATGTCCCTTTCTAATCTCTTCCCTGATTGTTCTATCACTTAATACCATATGGATAGATCCCTTTCTAGTCTAACCGCACTTGGAATAACCACAGGACCGGCAGACGAAGCAGCCATCAACATACTCGATAAGACTGCTGCATTCCGGACACTCGCCCGCGATATTCCTGACCGTCACCGTGGTATTAGCCAGACTGGTATCCTGCTTATCACAGTCTCCGTTTTTTGAGTATTTCTCCAAAACTTTGCTGACGGCATCCGGACAAGACAGTATGACACTCCCTTCCCGCCAGGCTATAGAGGGACACCTGATACCCTTCAATTGCCTCACTATCGAGTCAGGATCTACCCCTGAACGCAGGGCGAGGGAGATCAAACGCGCCACAGCCTCTGCTTGGGCAGCAGCACAACCACCGGCCTTGCCCATTTGAGTGAAGACCTCACAAATGCCCTGATCGTCTGAATTCACGGTCACATAGAGATTGCCACAGCCTGTACTCACCTTCTCTGTGCTTCCTGTCGTTACAGTTGGTCGCGGTCGCGGTACTATTCTCGTCACAGCTGTCGCCTCCTTCTTTTTTACAGTTAGCACCTGTTTGTCTCGGCTGCGATCACGGTAAATGGTTATTCCCTTACAACCCTCCTGATAAGCCAGCAAATAAGCCCGGCGTACATCTTCCACGGTAGCGTCATGGGGGAAGTTAACCGTCTTTGAGACGGCATTATCGGTGTACTTCTGAAAAGCCGCTTGCATCCTCACATGCCATTCCGGGCTTACATCGTGAGCGGTGACGAAGATACGACGTACGTGGC
It encodes:
- a CDS encoding radical SAM protein, encoding MSWERIAKARRRLAREVGTISKDWGGRIPIALVYPNSYYVGMSSLGFQTVHGLLNRQDNIVCERAFYDPSDPSSREEPLLSLESQRELSEFAVIAFSVSFELDYFNVISSLRGAKIPLLAEERTEAHPLVMAGGPCVFANPEPLAPFFDALIIGEAEAILPGVISELEHHISDRREELLAALAKIPGVYIPKFYEVEYATDGSIASIKRKRRAIPLPVQRQWALDLDDFATTSVVLTPDTELGDMYLIEIARGCSRGCRFCLAGYSYRPMRERSVARLLEQAKDGMRYRRRIGLVGAAISDYSAIGELSTGLRRLGAKVAVASLRIDPQSEQLLNALVESGIRTITIAPETGSERLQRLINKNISIDEVLRAIDLIAHYKIDRVKLYYMVGLPTETEEDVKEVSKLTLAIKRRIEKGGAAPNLTVNLTPFVPKAQTPFQWLPMLPSEEMTERIHLIKMGLKGQQGIVIRVESPAWATVQAALARGDRRMARALSAIHEVSTTAWVRAMKESGLDQSFYTTRQRQDNEVLPWSTIDVNVSKAFLRRELVESERLLVTDPCPARGCRKCGVCPPDFARIPAYN
- the pgeF gene encoding peptidoglycan editing factor PgeF, with product MIRHQAGDLVYLQFENLVRYKEIIHAISTRHGGVSNGIYRSLNMSFSVGDATDNVVSNRAILCRALNIPAEAIVVPQLAHSCNVAVVSSNDKGQGALRGGTGIPVSDALITDSPGLFLLITFADCVPLLFYDPVKRAVGLAHAGWKGTVNQIARHVVGKMTQDFGTDPADLIIGIGPSIGPCCYEVGDEVMALVSRAWGDHLDDVAHQVDGRRHLDLWNLNHHAILEAGVNETHLEVTRICTSCRVGDFFSHRRERGRTGRFAAIIGLH
- a CDS encoding YggS family pyridoxal phosphate-dependent enzyme, which codes for MWDIEQNLRDVRRRVALAAQRVSRDPDEVTIVAVTKAIDVERIMLAYKLGLRHFGENRVQEAQAKVTLLRSQIPTSPTAQTDIHWHMVGHLQTNKAKAAVKLFDFIHSVDSLRLATAISDCALKLGLMVPILLQVNISGEATKFGFSAEDVPAAVSEIACLPGIQIRGLMTIAPIVADPEDARPILRRLRELRDELRQAFPALRWSHLSMGMTDDFEVAIEEGATLVRLGRAIFGSPR
- the dcd gene encoding dCTP deaminase; this encodes MVLSDRTIREEIRKGHIIIEPFDPKSIQPSSIDLHLDNKFRVFRNSRYPYIDVRKNMDDLTDLVEVPEDVPFILHPGEFVLGSTFEYVALPTYLVARLEGKSSLGRLGLLIHSTAGYVDPGWCGNLTLELSNVANLPITLYYKMKIGQISFFRMTTSVEKPYGSKGLQSKYQGQTGPTPSRFYLNYEDK